A stretch of DNA from Cannabis sativa cultivar Pink pepper isolate KNU-18-1 chromosome X, ASM2916894v1, whole genome shotgun sequence:
GGACCCGGGACCGAACTCGGACCCcgacccagactcagaccctggacccgaacacagacccgaacccagaccccgacccagactcggaccccgGACCCGAACACGGACCCCGACCCGGACCCCGAAACCCAACGCGGACCCTGACCCAaacccaggacccggacccggtacccagacccgaacctgaacccgaacccggaccccgacctagacccggacccgggatGTGGACCCAGAcgctggacccagacccggtaCCCGAGACCCGGAATCGTACGTAGTTGGTGTTGGGATCGagtgtattaaaaatatattataactttacacaatcAATTAATGCAAGTCAATACCAAaagattgtattgtattaaataatactaatacaatacaatccaacacaatacaatacaatacattacAATACGGCGTACCAAAAGAGCCCTTAGAGttcttaatattttaatttattattaggcGTGTTCAAAAAACTTTGAACCTGTTTTCATCATAATAGttagtttttataaaaattactgAGATAATATTATAACTATAGCGAATACGGTTATaagaatgaaaaaattaaaaattaatattcccACATATATGTTCCGGGTGCCAATATTAACTAAAGTTGGAATTATGACTCTATTAGAAATGGTTGATCACACCTAAAGTACCACTCTCTGGGGTGCGACATAGGTGATTTGAGTCATTCTTGTTGGGCATATGACTATGAGTTTGAGCACGTATCCGAGTAAAACCTGACACAATAGTGATAGgttaaaaaaacagaaaaaaaaaaggcttaAGAATACACTTCGTGTTGTAAAGACTAAAAGAGTAACAAGAAGAAGACTTGTCATATAAAGCTCAGCTCTGAGTACGTAACACGAAACCTTAGCCAACGcactatttctctctctctcaaagcGTTCCAAAAGTGAGAAACGAATGATGCTCAGAAGAACCATATAGCTGGGAAAAAGCAAAGAACCAAATAAAGCTTTAATCTTTATGTTCCCTACCTATCACATATAGTATTAGTCCAAAACGTATTGAAATTCGTTTAAGAGAAGAAAAAGGAGAGACACCCCTCGATTTGAAACTATCTCAGCTCTTTTAGTTTTCTTCCTCTCAAAAAATCAGCATGGGTATTTGCTTTTCTTGGTCGAAATCCCACGAAATTCCAATCTCTTCCTCCTCTGATTCTCCTCCTCCTAGCTACCAACAATTACCCAAGAGAACCCATGAACCATGGAACCCAACAGCATCAAGTTCTTACGATACTAAAACCCCTTCTTCTTTTATTCAAAAAGGGCCCATCTTGCAAAGACCTTATGATGATATAAAATCGATTTACAAGCTCGAAAAGGAGTTGGGAAGAGGTCAGTTTGGGGTAACCTATCTCTGTGAAGAGAAGGCCACTGGGAGAAAATACGCCTGTAAGTCAATTGCCAGAGGAAAACTTGTTACTGACAAAGACATTCGAGATGTCAGAAGAGAAGTCAACATTTTGCAACATCTTACAGGTCAACCCAATATAGTTGAGTTTAAAGGAGCTTACGAGGATAAGCATAATCTGTATTTGGTTATGGAGTTGTGCTCTGGGGGTGAGCTTTTTGATCGGATTACAGCTAAAGGGAGCTATTCTGAGCGTGAAGCAGCAAGAATTTTCAGGCAGATTGTGAATGTCGTTCATGTTTGTCATTTCATGGGAGTAATGCATAGAGACCTAAAGCCTGAGAATTTCTTGCTTGTTAACAGAGATGAACATTCACCCATTAAAGCCACTGATTTTGGACTCTCTGTCTTCATTGAGCAAGGTTGGTTGGCTGTAATATTGGTCtcattattattgttaattatttttacaaatggttctttactttttttttatttatgtttttggctgctttaatttttcaaagagaaaatgattttttttttttcaaatttttttttgaaataataagtCTAAACACTTAACTGATATTAGTTTCTATGGTGAAGTTATAAATCAGTTTGTGTTTTTTGGGTCACATGTGAATAGCTGGGAACGTATATTTTAAGCTCTATTTTCATGAATTATATTCAACAAAAATGATATCATGATAATGACTAGTCAGATTAGTAAGTTTGTGTTTACATCCGAATGAAGTCAAGAGAACCAAGTCAAGAAGTCAACCAAGTCAACCATTTTCTAAGTAAAGACAAGAACAAAAGTCCAATATTGGTCCATCTCATGATATGACAACGACATCATTTGAGTCCCAGTAAACACgtttagattattttatattattattactattattattttgaaaaaaatgattttgTGTGTTCATTTCAAACCATATTTTAGTTAACATAATAAAGAAAGCTTTATTCATTAATTATAGAATCTGCATAACAAAGAAACTCTTATAATGATTGGCAGTTCAATGAGTTCACTAGAAAAACAGAGTACAAAACTTgtaaaataaacaaaacaataattaattactatgtCAAAAGTTATGAGTGACAAttccatttaatttaattttttttaaggttaattaggaattttttttttcaaactttcaCATGTAACAAATGTTTTCTGAACTTTGAAGACAAAGTTTggagagcatgatttagtatacaGATAATCaatgaattagtaaaattaaataaaattagacaaaagtttttaaatttaacaatcgcAATAGtttagggagaatttttaatagTCGAAAAAATTCAAgtacataatttaatacatgtcaaagttcaaaattaaaaaatcttaattaaccataattaaagaaaacaatTTTATTGACAAAGGACATTTTTGCAGGAAGAGTTTACAAGGACATAGTAGGAAGTGCCTATTATGTGGCCCCAGAAGTATTGAGGCGAAATTATGGGAAGGAGATTGATGTTTGGAGTGCTGGAGTCATTTTATACATTCTTCTAAGTGGGGTTCCTCCATTCTGGGGAGGTACATTTATTTCGGtatctttcattatatatatatatatatatatatacaaacaatTATATGTGAAtaagtgtatgtatatataatgaaCAATTGATTATGTTAGAGACCGAGAAAACGATTTTTGAAGCAATTTGGGAAGGAAAACTTGACTTGCAAAGCTCACCATGGCCTTCTATATCTGCTTCTGCAAAGGATCTCATTGCAAAGATGTTGAGGATAGACCCTAGAAGAAGAATTACAGCTGCTGAAGCCCTTGGTgagtaataaataaaaacaaaaaaaaacaaaaggaatTAAATATTCATTGTGTGAAACTAAGTTTGacagtaattttatttttattagaacATCCATGGCTGAAGGAAGATGGTGAAGTCTCTGATAAACCTATTGACAGTGCTGTTCTAATAAGGATGAAGCAATTCAGGGCAATGAACAAAATGAAGAAACTTGCTCTCAAGGTAAGTATAATGGAATAAATTTTAATGCTGaccatattaaataaatagattttgTTCAATAAATTTTAGTAACATTTATGTTATGTTTGGACTCTGTTGTAAGGTAATAGCAGAGAACCTTTCAGAAGAAGAAATCCATGGTTTGAGACAAATGTTCAACAACATGGACACAGATGGAAGTGGCACAATCACACTAGAAGAATTGAAAACTGGGTTGTCTCGATTGGGATCTAAGCTTTCTGAATCTGAAATACAGCAGCTGATGGAAGCTGtgagtattattatttattattatgaaattaattagcATAGGATTCAAAATCAAGTAATTTTTACGTAATTATCAGGCTGATGTTGATCAAAACGGGGCTATAGATTACATCGAATTCATTACTGCTACCATGCATCGACAcagacttgatagagatgaaaACTTGAGGAAGGCTTTCAAATATTTTGACAAGGATGAAAGCGGGTAATTAatacatcttcttcttcttcttcttcttcttcttcttcttctttaattttcatttatttaattagttttactTTTCTAATGTTACATCAAAATTCTTAACAGTTATATCACAAGAGAAGAAATAAGGCAAGCTATGACTCAGTATGGAATGGGTGACGAAGCTATCATAGATGAAATCCTTGATGATATTGATACCGACAAAgtaagtaataattttttagtttaacagtttttttttttggttttctaACATTAATtttaacataatatttattaattttataatattatta
This window harbors:
- the LOC115722970 gene encoding calcium-dependent protein kinase 29, coding for MGICFSWSKSHEIPISSSSDSPPPSYQQLPKRTHEPWNPTASSSYDTKTPSSFIQKGPILQRPYDDIKSIYKLEKELGRGQFGVTYLCEEKATGRKYACKSIARGKLVTDKDIRDVRREVNILQHLTGQPNIVEFKGAYEDKHNLYLVMELCSGGELFDRITAKGSYSEREAARIFRQIVNVVHVCHFMGVMHRDLKPENFLLVNRDEHSPIKATDFGLSVFIEQGRVYKDIVGSAYYVAPEVLRRNYGKEIDVWSAGVILYILLSGVPPFWGETEKTIFEAIWEGKLDLQSSPWPSISASAKDLIAKMLRIDPRRRITAAEALEHPWLKEDGEVSDKPIDSAVLIRMKQFRAMNKMKKLALKVIAENLSEEEIHGLRQMFNNMDTDGSGTITLEELKTGLSRLGSKLSESEIQQLMEAADVDQNGAIDYIEFITATMHRHRLDRDENLRKAFKYFDKDESGYITREEIRQAMTQYGMGDEAIIDEILDDIDTDKDGMINYEEFAHMMRKGTVDYEDKQR